One genomic region from Juglans regia cultivar Chandler unplaced genomic scaffold, Walnut 2.0 Scaffold_766, whole genome shotgun sequence encodes:
- the LOC108979635 gene encoding uncharacterized protein LOC108979635 has translation MAIEGLYKAVRDGDLDKTREFLNSRSEECNMIITKRNETALHIAVANGRVDIVKELVDHPKLAKSLKIRDSIGHTALIRAVVHGNRPMVDCMLKKSPSLINIRSSSGNLPVVMAIDFGQIEMTRHLFRAEDFIADQEIQDHNGATLLTCAIYAGTLDIAWKLIEQRPRLALAIDKYGESGILALASVHRSFPSGRQLGFWKQCIDSCMCIPLAPAINDQAGQSNREAINRSSGICTQEIHDQYYDKLLSEMLQVISESESQQLEAGLVYDAISQAAENGMFEFVSKMLETDRRFLWTEDENKRNIFMLAVLHRQEKIFGILYQQDTTMNYCLTCLDLYENNMLHMAGMMKEEYATRINQISGAALQMQRELQWFKEVETIVLPKYKESKNKGG, from the exons ATGGCAATTGAGGGATTGTACAAAGCTGTGCGAGACGGTGATTTGGATAAGACAAGAGAATTTCTTAACTCTCGATCCGAAGAATGCAATATGATAATCACAAAAAGAAACGAAACGGCTCTTCACATTGCAGTTGCAAATGGACGTGTGGATATAGTGAAGGAGTTGGTGGATCATCCTAAGTTGGCAAAGAGCTTGAAAATACGTGATAGTATTGGTCACACAGCTCTAATCAGGGCTGTCGTGCATGGAAATAGGCCAATGGTGGATTGCATGCTTAAAAAAAGCCCTAGTTTGATCAACATTAGAAGTTCCAGTGGGAATCTTCCGGTTGTTATGGCTATTGATTTCGGACAAATAGAAATGACACGCCATTTGTTTCGAGCTGAAGATTTTATTGCAGATCAGGAGATTCAGGACCACAATGGTGCTACGCTTCTTACTTGTGCTATCTATGCCGGGACTTTGG ATATTGCTTGGAAATTAATCGAACAGCGCCCACGTTTGGCACTGGCTATTGACAAGTATGGGGAGTCGGGAATCTTAGCATTGGCCTCTGTGCATCGGTCCTTCCCAAGTGGAAGACAGCTCGGGTTTTGGAAACAATGCATCGACTCCT GTATGTGCATTCCATTGGCTCCTGCGATCAATGACCAAGCTGGCCAAAGCAATCGAGAAGCAATTAACAGATCATCAG GAATCTGCACGCAGGAGATCCATGACCAGTACTACGATAAACTTCTTTCTGAAATGCTTCAAGTGatatcagaatcagaaagtcaacAACTTGAGGCTGGCCTAGTTTATGATGCCATTAGCCAGGCTGCCGAGAATGGGATGTTTGAGTTCGTTTCAAAGATGCTTGAAACAGATCGACGATTTTTATGGACTGAAGACGAAAACAAAAGGAACATATTTATGCTTGCTGTCTTGCATCGTCAAGAAAAAATCTTTGGCATTCTATACCAGCAAG ATACGACGATGAACTACTGTTTGACATGTTTAGATCTCTATGAAAATAACATGTTACATATGGCAGGGATGATGAAAGAAGAATATGCCACCAGGATTAATCAAATTTCAGGGGCAGCTTTACAGATGCAAAGAGAGTTACAATGGTTCAAg GAGGTAGAGACAATTGTCCTTCCCAAGTATaaggaaagtaaaaataaaggTGGTTGA